One window of Dama dama isolate Ldn47 chromosome 30, ASM3311817v1, whole genome shotgun sequence genomic DNA carries:
- the LOC133049229 gene encoding large ribosomal subunit protein uL30-like, whose product MEGAEEKKKKIPAVPETLKKKRKNFAEFKIKRLRKKFAQKMLRKARRKLIYEKAKHYHKEYRQMYRTEIRIARMARKAGNFYVPAEPKLAFVIRIRGINGVSPKVLKVLQLLHLRQIFNGTFVKLNKASVNMLRIVEPCIAWGYPNLKSVNELIYKRGYGKINKKRIALTDNTLIARSLGKYGIICMEDLIHEIYTVGKRFKEANNFLWPFKLSSPRGGMKKKTTHFVEGGDAGNREDQINRLLRRMN is encoded by the coding sequence ATGGAGGgtgcagaagagaagaaaaagaagattccTGCTGTGCCAGAAACCCTTAAGAAAAAGCGAAAGAATTTCGCAGAGTTTAAGATCAAGCGACTGAGAAAGAAGTTTGCCCAAAAGATGCTTCGAAAGGCAAGGAGGAAGCTTATTTATGAAAAAGCTAAGCATTACCACAAGGAATACAGGCAGATGTACAGAACTGAAATTCGAATAGCTAGGATGGCACGAAAAGCCGGCAACTTCTATGTACCCGCGGAACCCAAATTGGCATTTGTCATCAGGATCAGAGGTATCAACGGTGTGAGCCCAAAGGTTCTAAAGGTGCTGCAGCTCCTTCACCTCCGGCAGATCTTCAATGGCACCTTTGTGAAGCTCAACAAGGCATCAGTTAACATGCTGAGAATTGTGGAGCCATGCATTGCATGGGGGTACCCAAATCTGAAGTCTGTAAATGAATTGATCTACAAGCGTGGTTATGGCAAAATCAACAAAAAGCGAATTGCCCTGACAGACAACACATTGATTGCTCGATCTCTTGGGAAATACGGAATCATCTGCATGGAGGATCTGATTCATGAGATCTACACCGTTGGAAAACGTTTCAAAGAAGCAAACAATTTCCTGTGGCCCTTCAAATTGTCTTCTCCACGAGgtggaatgaagaaaaagaccACCCATTTTGTAGAAGGTGGAGATGCTGGCAACAGGGAAGACCAGATCAACAGGCTTCTTAGAAGGATGAACTAA